The genomic segment TTAGAATACTGAATAGGCccataaaacatcatcatagctttttttgtgaagaaaatggtGAAAGGAAGATTACATCCCCAGATGTGTTTGCCCAAGATGCATGGGTTGTGTAGTGTTGGCTCATGTTCCACACATCTCAGACTATGCTGATTGCTTGAGGTCCAAGCCAGTCAATCTATCAATAATTCAGCTCTTATTTAATAAGCAAGGAATAAGTGGAGCAATATAAAATGTGAAgcttttattctgtattttattacGTTTACTTACTTACTTCAATAATTCTGTTTGAAGAagcacaaacatattttctgttttcacggTCCAACTGAAATGTGTTGGGATTATTTTGAATGTATAAccgttttttcatattttaatcactgagttaggagatctgcatcTTCTGCTGTCTGCAGATCTCCTTTGCTTATGCATGCAGGGCTGCAGTGATTTTCTCTGCTGAGCTAGGTCTTTCCCTCGGAAACTCATTTCAATTTAATGCACTGTGTCTCCCCACACCAGGTGGTGACTGCCATGGGCAGAACGTGGCACCCCGAGCACTTTGTGTGCACTCACTGTCAGGAGGAGATCGGCTCCAGGAACTTCTTTGAGCGTGAGGGACAGCCTTACTGTGAGAAAGATTACCACAGCCTGTTCTCGCCGCGATGCCACTACTGTAATGGACCCATACTGGATGTTAGTAATGCATACATTAACGCTCACGTGCACACaagtgcgcgcacacacacacacacacacacacacatacaaacacattattGATGAGCGGATaacgttatttatttattcataactTAATGGATTAAGGCCTTACTGGAAAAATCACTACAAGTCGGAAATTGCCTTTATTTCTTAAGCAGACATTGAGAGTTGATTAGActggcccacacacacacacacgtgcacacacacactc from the Plectropomus leopardus isolate mb unplaced genomic scaffold, YSFRI_Pleo_2.0 unplaced_scaffold13981, whole genome shotgun sequence genome contains:
- the LOC121964093 gene encoding paxillin-like; the encoded protein is MLGSLQSDLNRLGVQTVAKGVCGACKKPIVGQVVTAMGRTWHPEHFVCTHCQEEIGSRNFFEREGQPYCEKDYHSLFSPRCHYCNGPILD